A section of the Malania oleifera isolate guangnan ecotype guangnan chromosome 2, ASM2987363v1, whole genome shotgun sequence genome encodes:
- the LOC131149510 gene encoding external alternative NAD(P)H-ubiquinone oxidoreductase B3, mitochondrial-like isoform X2, with protein sequence MRQYWFYARAFRAFHDHPTVSKLLVCAVSGGGLLAFSESKPFHWAYADSGQGECKKKKVVVLGTGWAGTSFLKNLKNSSYDVQVVSPRNYFAFTPLLPSVTCGTVEARSIVEPIRNIVKKKGLDIEFTEAECYKIDPAKKKVYCKSHQASNLDGKQDFTVDYDYLVIAMGARANTFNTPGVVENAHFLKEIEDAQRIRRTVIDCFERASLPNLSDEDRKKILHFVIVGGGPTGVEFAAELHDFINEDLALLYPILRGLVKITLLEAGDHILNMFDKRITAFAEEKFQRDGIHLKTGSMVVKVNDKEISTKERATGQNLSMPYGMVVWSTGIGTRPVIMDFMKQIGQTNRRALATDEWLRVEGCDSIYALGDCATINQRKVTEDIWAIFSKADKNNSGSLNLGDFKEVMNDICERYPQVEIYLKKKQLKSIDDLLSSSQERQSIDIEWFKAAFSNVDSQMKNLPATAQVAAQQGEYLAKCFNRMEECEKYPEGPLRFRAAGRHRFRPFRYKHLGQFAPLGGEQTAAQLPGDWVSIGHSTQWLWYSVYASKLVSWRTRTLVVSDWGRRFIFGRDSSRI encoded by the exons GCAAGAAAAAGAAGGTGGTGGTACTTGGAACTGGCTGGGCCGGCACCAGTTTCTTGAAGAATTTGAAGAATTCCTCTTATGATGTTCAGGTGGTCTCTCCCCGTAACTATTTTGCGTTTACGCCTCTGTTGCCGAGCGTTACCTGTGGCACAGTCGAGGCACGAAGCATTGTTGAGCCAATTCGCAATATTGTCAAGAAG AAAGGTTTAGACATCGAGTTTACGGAAGCTGAATGTTACAAGATCGATCCAGCAAAGAAGAAAGTTTATTGTAAATCCCATCAAGCCTCAAATTTGGATGGGAAACAAGATTTTACAGTGGACTACGATTACCTGGTGATAGCCATGGGAGCCCGTGCAAATACGTTTAACACCCCTGGTGTTGTAGAGAATGCCCACTTCCTGAAG GAAATAGAAGATGCTCAGAGGATCCGCAGGACTGTAATTGATTGTTTTGAAAGAGCAAGTCTTCCTAACCTGAGTGATGAAGATAGGAAAAAGATTCTGCATTTTGTCATCGTTGGTGGTGGTCCAACAGGTGTGGAGTTTGCAGCAGAACTTCATGACTTCATTAATGAAGATTTGGCTCTGCTGTATCCAATACTTAGGGGTCTGGTTAAAATAACACTCCTCGAAGCAGGCGATCATATCTTGAACAT GTTTGACAAAAGAATCACTGCATTCGCAGAAGAAAAGTTTCAAAGAGATGGCATCCATTTGAAGACAGGATCCATGGTGGTGAAAGTAAATGACAAAGAAATTTCTACCAAAGAAAGAGCAACTGGTCAAAATTTATCCATGCCATATGGAATGGTAGTGTGGTCAACTGGCATTGGCACTCGCCCAGTCATAATGGATTTTATGAAGCAAATTGGCCAG ACTAATAGGCGTGCTTTAGCAACTGATGAGTGGCTGAGGGTGGAAGGCTGTGACAGCATCTATGCTCTAGGTGATTGTGCCACAATAAATCAACGTAAAGTCACG GAAGATATTTGGGCTATATTCAGTAAGGCAGACAAGAACAATTCTGGCAGTCTAAACCTAGGAGATTTTAAAGAAGTCATGAATGACATTTGCGAAAGGTACCCTCAAGTGGAGATCTATTTGAAGAAGAAGCAGCTGAAAAGTATTGATGATTTGCTGAGTAGTTCTCAGGAGAGACAGTCCATTGATATTGAGTGGTTCAAAGCAGCATTTTCCAACGTGGATTCTCAGATGAAAAACCTACCTGCAACAGCCCAG gtgGCTGCTCAACAAGGTGAATACTTGGCTAAATGTTTCAATCGGATGGAAGAGTGTGAAAAGTATCCTGAAGGTCCTCTCAGATTCAGGGCAGCTGGGCGCCATCGGTTTCGTCCTTTCAG GTACAAGCATTTGGGGCAATTTGCTCCATTGGGAGGAGAACAAACTGCAGCTCAACTGCCCGGTGACTGGGTTTCTATTGGTCATAGCACCCAATGGCTTTGGTATTCAGTTTATGCAAG CAAGCTAGTCAGTTGGCGCACAAGAACACTGGTGGTGTCTGACTGGGGAAGACGATTCATTTTTGGAAGGGACTCAAGCCGGATCTGA
- the LOC131149510 gene encoding external alternative NAD(P)H-ubiquinone oxidoreductase B2, mitochondrial-like isoform X1 has protein sequence MRQYWFYARAFRAFHDHPTVSKLLVCAVSGGGLLAFSESKPFHWAYADSGQGECKKKKVVVLGTGWAGTSFLKNLKNSSYDVQVVSPRNYFAFTPLLPSVTCGTVEARSIVEPIRNIVKKNIPTHFTEAECYKIDPAKKKVYCKSHQASNLDGKQDFTVDYDYLVIAMGARANTFNTPGVVENAHFLKEIEDAQRIRRTVIDCFERASLPNLSDEDRKKILHFVIVGGGPTGVEFAAELHDFINEDLALLYPILRGLVKITLLEAGDHILNMFDKRITAFAEEKFQRDGIHLKTGSMVVKVNDKEISTKERATGQNLSMPYGMVVWSTGIGTRPVIMDFMKQIGQTNRRALATDEWLRVEGCDSIYALGDCATINQRKVTEDIWAIFSKADKNNSGSLNLGDFKEVMNDICERYPQVEIYLKKKQLKSIDDLLSSSQERQSIDIEWFKAAFSNVDSQMKNLPATAQVAAQQGEYLAKCFNRMEECEKYPEGPLRFRAAGRHRFRPFRYRVELLLVVLLSYSDEGFYNHRYKHLGQFAPLGGEQTAAQLPGDWVSIGHSTQWLWYSVYASKLVSWRTRTLVVSDWGRRFIFGRDSSRI, from the exons GCAAGAAAAAGAAGGTGGTGGTACTTGGAACTGGCTGGGCCGGCACCAGTTTCTTGAAGAATTTGAAGAATTCCTCTTATGATGTTCAGGTGGTCTCTCCCCGTAACTATTTTGCGTTTACGCCTCTGTTGCCGAGCGTTACCTGTGGCACAGTCGAGGCACGAAGCATTGTTGAGCCAATTCGCAATATTGTCAAGAAG AACATACCTACACAC TTTACGGAAGCTGAATGTTACAAGATCGATCCAGCAAAGAAGAAAGTTTATTGTAAATCCCATCAAGCCTCAAATTTGGATGGGAAACAAGATTTTACAGTGGACTACGATTACCTGGTGATAGCCATGGGAGCCCGTGCAAATACGTTTAACACCCCTGGTGTTGTAGAGAATGCCCACTTCCTGAAG GAAATAGAAGATGCTCAGAGGATCCGCAGGACTGTAATTGATTGTTTTGAAAGAGCAAGTCTTCCTAACCTGAGTGATGAAGATAGGAAAAAGATTCTGCATTTTGTCATCGTTGGTGGTGGTCCAACAGGTGTGGAGTTTGCAGCAGAACTTCATGACTTCATTAATGAAGATTTGGCTCTGCTGTATCCAATACTTAGGGGTCTGGTTAAAATAACACTCCTCGAAGCAGGCGATCATATCTTGAACAT GTTTGACAAAAGAATCACTGCATTCGCAGAAGAAAAGTTTCAAAGAGATGGCATCCATTTGAAGACAGGATCCATGGTGGTGAAAGTAAATGACAAAGAAATTTCTACCAAAGAAAGAGCAACTGGTCAAAATTTATCCATGCCATATGGAATGGTAGTGTGGTCAACTGGCATTGGCACTCGCCCAGTCATAATGGATTTTATGAAGCAAATTGGCCAG ACTAATAGGCGTGCTTTAGCAACTGATGAGTGGCTGAGGGTGGAAGGCTGTGACAGCATCTATGCTCTAGGTGATTGTGCCACAATAAATCAACGTAAAGTCACG GAAGATATTTGGGCTATATTCAGTAAGGCAGACAAGAACAATTCTGGCAGTCTAAACCTAGGAGATTTTAAAGAAGTCATGAATGACATTTGCGAAAGGTACCCTCAAGTGGAGATCTATTTGAAGAAGAAGCAGCTGAAAAGTATTGATGATTTGCTGAGTAGTTCTCAGGAGAGACAGTCCATTGATATTGAGTGGTTCAAAGCAGCATTTTCCAACGTGGATTCTCAGATGAAAAACCTACCTGCAACAGCCCAG gtgGCTGCTCAACAAGGTGAATACTTGGCTAAATGTTTCAATCGGATGGAAGAGTGTGAAAAGTATCCTGAAGGTCCTCTCAGATTCAGGGCAGCTGGGCGCCATCGGTTTCGTCCTTTCAGGTACAGAGTTGAACTTTTGTTGGTGGTTTTGTTGTCATATTCTGATGAAGGTTTCTATAATCACAGGTACAAGCATTTGGGGCAATTTGCTCCATTGGGAGGAGAACAAACTGCAGCTCAACTGCCCGGTGACTGGGTTTCTATTGGTCATAGCACCCAATGGCTTTGGTATTCAGTTTATGCAAG CAAGCTAGTCAGTTGGCGCACAAGAACACTGGTGGTGTCTGACTGGGGAAGACGATTCATTTTTGGAAGGGACTCAAGCCGGATCTGA
- the LOC131149511 gene encoding pentatricopeptide repeat-containing protein At1g11900 yields the protein MLAASRLCRRVFRCRGYTGVFSSNLGNGIYGLSYGNNRILIRQSSRVCVKKMRGFFIHYLYTNHITSIPVRASGIWQFFGIFSESIENYRTEATQASSDDGELTDEVLNQILSAIKNDPISGREISDTSIAKFCRAGNLSAAARLLQSLRDIQIFLSPNTYSLLLAAAGEGSNIDLASQVFKDSLVSGESLTSSTYLNLAKAFTKTDDCILLLRFVRDVSDLTFPRSTIIVNRIIYAFAKSGQIDKALLIFDHIKSLKCKPDLITYNTVLGIWGHAGRVDEMLDEFASMKHANIIPDIITYNTLINSLRKLGKLDLSLVLFKEMAECGIEPDLRTYTALIDNFGRVGNIEESLRLFDEMKRRRIRPSIYVYRSLINNSKKVGKLQLAATLLNEMNSCLSDLVGPADFKRKY from the exons ATGCTTGCTGCTTCAAGGCTCTGCCGACGAGTTTTCCGTTGCAGAGGATATACAGGCGTCTTCAGTTCGAACCTTGGTAATGGCATTTATGGACTCAGTTATGGGAATAATCGCATACTCATCAGACAGTCGAGCCGAGTCTGTGTGAAGAAAATGCGTGGTTTCTTCATACATTACCTATATACT AATCACATCACATCCATCCCAGTCAGAGCTTCAGGGATCTGGCAATTCTTTGGCATTTTCAGTGAATCCATCGAAAATTATCGGACAGAGGCAACACAGGCATCTTCTGATGATGGTGAATTGACAGATGAAGTCTTAAATCAGATTCTTTCTGCTATAAAGAATGATCCAATCTCTGGTAGAGAGATTTCAGATACTTCCATTGCTAAGTTCTGCAGAGCTGGAAATCTTTCAGCTGCTGCTAGGTTACTGCAGTCATTACGTGATATACAGATCTTCCTCAGCCCCAATACATATAGTCTCCTTTTGGCGGCAGCAGGTGAAGGGAGCAACATTGACCTTGCATCTCAAGTATTTAAGGATTCACTAGTATCTGGGGAATCCTTGACTTCATCTACTTATCTCAACCTTGCCAAAGCTTTTACAAAGACAGACGATTGTATTCTTTTACTCAGATTTGTCAGAGATGTATCAGACCTTACCTTTCCAAGAAGCACAATTATTGTGAACAGAATCATCTATGCCTTTGCTAAAAGTGGGCAGATTGACAAGGCTCTGCTCATTTTTGATCATATAAAGAGTCTAAAGTGTAAACCAGATCTGATCACTTATAATACAGTGTTAGGGATCTGGGGTCATGCAGGTCGGGTTGATGAAATGCTTGATGAGTTTGCCTCCATGAAACATGCCAACATAATTCCAGATATAATTACTTACAATACCTTAATAAATTCCCTGCGGAAATTGGGGAAATTAGATTTGTCTTTAGTGCTTTTTAAAGAAATGGCTGAATGTGGAATTGAGCCAGATTTGCGAACTTACACAGCACTGATTGATAACTTTGGTCGGGTAGGGAACATTGAGGAATCACTGAGACTCTTTGATGAGATGAAGCGGAGGCGGATCCGCCCATCAATTTATGTATATCGATCACTCATAAACAATTCAAAGAAGGTTGGGAAATTGCAGTTGGCAGCAACTCTTCTGAATGAGATGAATTCATGTCTATCGGATCTTGTAGGCCCAGCGGATTTTAAACGGAAATACTAA
- the LOC131149510 gene encoding external alternative NAD(P)H-ubiquinone oxidoreductase B2, mitochondrial-like isoform X4: MRQYWFYARAFRAFHDHPTVSKLLVCAVSGGGLLAFSESKPFHWAYADSGQGECKKKKVVVLGTGWAGTSFLKNLKNSSYDVQVVSPRNYFAFTPLLPSVTCGTVEARSIVEPIRNIVKKNIPTHFTEAECYKIDPAKKKVYCKSHQASNLDGKQDFTVDYDYLVIAMGARANTFNTPGVVENAHFLKEIEDAQRIRRTVIDCFERASLPNLSDEDRKKILHFVIVGGGPTGVEFAAELHDFINEDLALLYPILRGLVKITLLEAGDHILNMFDKRITAFAEEKFQRDGIHLKTGSMVVKVNDKEISTKERATGQNLSMPYGMVVWSTGIGTRPVIMDFMKQIGQTNRRALATDEWLRVEGCDSIYALGDCATINQRKVTEDIWAIFSKADKNNSGSLNLGDFKEVMNDICERYPQVEIYLKKKQLKSIDDLLSSSQERQSIDIEWFKAAFSNVDSQMKNLPATAQVAAQQGEYLAKCFNRMEECEKYPEGPLRFRAAGRHRFRPFRYRHLGQFAPLGGEQTAAQLPGDWVSIGHSTQWLWYSVYASKLVSWRTRTLVVSDWGRRFIFGRDSSRI; the protein is encoded by the exons GCAAGAAAAAGAAGGTGGTGGTACTTGGAACTGGCTGGGCCGGCACCAGTTTCTTGAAGAATTTGAAGAATTCCTCTTATGATGTTCAGGTGGTCTCTCCCCGTAACTATTTTGCGTTTACGCCTCTGTTGCCGAGCGTTACCTGTGGCACAGTCGAGGCACGAAGCATTGTTGAGCCAATTCGCAATATTGTCAAGAAG AACATACCTACACAC TTTACGGAAGCTGAATGTTACAAGATCGATCCAGCAAAGAAGAAAGTTTATTGTAAATCCCATCAAGCCTCAAATTTGGATGGGAAACAAGATTTTACAGTGGACTACGATTACCTGGTGATAGCCATGGGAGCCCGTGCAAATACGTTTAACACCCCTGGTGTTGTAGAGAATGCCCACTTCCTGAAG GAAATAGAAGATGCTCAGAGGATCCGCAGGACTGTAATTGATTGTTTTGAAAGAGCAAGTCTTCCTAACCTGAGTGATGAAGATAGGAAAAAGATTCTGCATTTTGTCATCGTTGGTGGTGGTCCAACAGGTGTGGAGTTTGCAGCAGAACTTCATGACTTCATTAATGAAGATTTGGCTCTGCTGTATCCAATACTTAGGGGTCTGGTTAAAATAACACTCCTCGAAGCAGGCGATCATATCTTGAACAT GTTTGACAAAAGAATCACTGCATTCGCAGAAGAAAAGTTTCAAAGAGATGGCATCCATTTGAAGACAGGATCCATGGTGGTGAAAGTAAATGACAAAGAAATTTCTACCAAAGAAAGAGCAACTGGTCAAAATTTATCCATGCCATATGGAATGGTAGTGTGGTCAACTGGCATTGGCACTCGCCCAGTCATAATGGATTTTATGAAGCAAATTGGCCAG ACTAATAGGCGTGCTTTAGCAACTGATGAGTGGCTGAGGGTGGAAGGCTGTGACAGCATCTATGCTCTAGGTGATTGTGCCACAATAAATCAACGTAAAGTCACG GAAGATATTTGGGCTATATTCAGTAAGGCAGACAAGAACAATTCTGGCAGTCTAAACCTAGGAGATTTTAAAGAAGTCATGAATGACATTTGCGAAAGGTACCCTCAAGTGGAGATCTATTTGAAGAAGAAGCAGCTGAAAAGTATTGATGATTTGCTGAGTAGTTCTCAGGAGAGACAGTCCATTGATATTGAGTGGTTCAAAGCAGCATTTTCCAACGTGGATTCTCAGATGAAAAACCTACCTGCAACAGCCCAG gtgGCTGCTCAACAAGGTGAATACTTGGCTAAATGTTTCAATCGGATGGAAGAGTGTGAAAAGTATCCTGAAGGTCCTCTCAGATTCAGGGCAGCTGGGCGCCATCGGTTTCGTCCTTTCAGGTACAGA CATTTGGGGCAATTTGCTCCATTGGGAGGAGAACAAACTGCAGCTCAACTGCCCGGTGACTGGGTTTCTATTGGTCATAGCACCCAATGGCTTTGGTATTCAGTTTATGCAAG CAAGCTAGTCAGTTGGCGCACAAGAACACTGGTGGTGTCTGACTGGGGAAGACGATTCATTTTTGGAAGGGACTCAAGCCGGATCTGA
- the LOC131149510 gene encoding external alternative NAD(P)H-ubiquinone oxidoreductase B3, mitochondrial-like isoform X3: MRQYWFYARAFRAFHDHPTVSKLLVCAVSGGGLLAFSESKPFHWAYADSGQGECKKKKVVVLGTGWAGTSFLKNLKNSSYDVQVVSPRNYFAFTPLLPSVTCGTVEARSIVEPIRNIVKKKGLDIEFTEAECYKIDPAKKKVYCKSHQASNLDGKQDFTVDYDYLVIAMGARANTFNTPGVVENAHFLKEIEDAQRIRRTVIDCFERASLPNLSDEDRKKILHFVIVGGGPTGVEFAAELHDFINEDLALLYPILRGLVKITLLEAGDHILNMFDKRITAFAEEKFQRDGIHLKTGSMVVKVNDKEISTKERATGQNLSMPYGMVVWSTGIGTRPVIMDFMKQIGQTNRRALATDEWLRVEGCDSIYALGDCATINQRKVTEDIWAIFSKADKNNSGSLNLGDFKEVMNDICERYPQVEIYLKKKQLKSIDDLLSSSQERQSIDIEWFKAAFSNVDSQMKNLPATAQVAAQQGEYLAKCFNRMEECEKYPEGPLRFRAAGRHRFRPFRYRHLGQFAPLGGEQTAAQLPGDWVSIGHSTQWLWYSVYASKLVSWRTRTLVVSDWGRRFIFGRDSSRI; the protein is encoded by the exons GCAAGAAAAAGAAGGTGGTGGTACTTGGAACTGGCTGGGCCGGCACCAGTTTCTTGAAGAATTTGAAGAATTCCTCTTATGATGTTCAGGTGGTCTCTCCCCGTAACTATTTTGCGTTTACGCCTCTGTTGCCGAGCGTTACCTGTGGCACAGTCGAGGCACGAAGCATTGTTGAGCCAATTCGCAATATTGTCAAGAAG AAAGGTTTAGACATCGAGTTTACGGAAGCTGAATGTTACAAGATCGATCCAGCAAAGAAGAAAGTTTATTGTAAATCCCATCAAGCCTCAAATTTGGATGGGAAACAAGATTTTACAGTGGACTACGATTACCTGGTGATAGCCATGGGAGCCCGTGCAAATACGTTTAACACCCCTGGTGTTGTAGAGAATGCCCACTTCCTGAAG GAAATAGAAGATGCTCAGAGGATCCGCAGGACTGTAATTGATTGTTTTGAAAGAGCAAGTCTTCCTAACCTGAGTGATGAAGATAGGAAAAAGATTCTGCATTTTGTCATCGTTGGTGGTGGTCCAACAGGTGTGGAGTTTGCAGCAGAACTTCATGACTTCATTAATGAAGATTTGGCTCTGCTGTATCCAATACTTAGGGGTCTGGTTAAAATAACACTCCTCGAAGCAGGCGATCATATCTTGAACAT GTTTGACAAAAGAATCACTGCATTCGCAGAAGAAAAGTTTCAAAGAGATGGCATCCATTTGAAGACAGGATCCATGGTGGTGAAAGTAAATGACAAAGAAATTTCTACCAAAGAAAGAGCAACTGGTCAAAATTTATCCATGCCATATGGAATGGTAGTGTGGTCAACTGGCATTGGCACTCGCCCAGTCATAATGGATTTTATGAAGCAAATTGGCCAG ACTAATAGGCGTGCTTTAGCAACTGATGAGTGGCTGAGGGTGGAAGGCTGTGACAGCATCTATGCTCTAGGTGATTGTGCCACAATAAATCAACGTAAAGTCACG GAAGATATTTGGGCTATATTCAGTAAGGCAGACAAGAACAATTCTGGCAGTCTAAACCTAGGAGATTTTAAAGAAGTCATGAATGACATTTGCGAAAGGTACCCTCAAGTGGAGATCTATTTGAAGAAGAAGCAGCTGAAAAGTATTGATGATTTGCTGAGTAGTTCTCAGGAGAGACAGTCCATTGATATTGAGTGGTTCAAAGCAGCATTTTCCAACGTGGATTCTCAGATGAAAAACCTACCTGCAACAGCCCAG gtgGCTGCTCAACAAGGTGAATACTTGGCTAAATGTTTCAATCGGATGGAAGAGTGTGAAAAGTATCCTGAAGGTCCTCTCAGATTCAGGGCAGCTGGGCGCCATCGGTTTCGTCCTTTCAGGTACAGA CATTTGGGGCAATTTGCTCCATTGGGAGGAGAACAAACTGCAGCTCAACTGCCCGGTGACTGGGTTTCTATTGGTCATAGCACCCAATGGCTTTGGTATTCAGTTTATGCAAG CAAGCTAGTCAGTTGGCGCACAAGAACACTGGTGGTGTCTGACTGGGGAAGACGATTCATTTTTGGAAGGGACTCAAGCCGGATCTGA